One region of Haloprofundus salilacus genomic DNA includes:
- a CDS encoding MATE family efflux transporter: protein MLRLAVPMVVIQLLQVMYNVADTFWLGLLSANAVGALSLAFPMIFFLISIGGGFTAAGTILVAQYTGADSEGSADLIAGQTISFVTLLAIAIGILGFFLTDPMLSLLPTDAQTGSDIVPLAGDYMRLFFLGSPFLFGFFIFSSLMRGYGNTRVPMLVMVVSVAINVVLDPLLIFGVGPFPRLEIEGAAIATILARAVAAAIGMYVLFGTDVGPDVRFEHLPLQFDRVRDIVSLGVPTALEQSTSALAMILMTAMVATFPPAVVAAYGLGNRLTSLIFLPAMGMGQAIDAVVGQNLGAGKPERAARAAKLATKLVAVVLLPFAVVAAVTPEPIVAVFLGAGGPRAAETIVHASDYLRIASVMFVFMGVLQVMLGTFRGAGNTKTALVMSAITLWVVRLPATYVLVFVEGWAETGIWVAVALGDIGGAIVAVAWFTRGTWKSAVVDTDEGESSKSECAADRTPIDD, encoded by the coding sequence ATGCTCCGGTTAGCGGTGCCGATGGTCGTCATCCAGCTCCTCCAAGTGATGTACAACGTGGCCGACACGTTCTGGTTGGGTCTCCTCTCGGCGAACGCCGTCGGCGCGCTGAGCCTCGCGTTCCCGATGATCTTCTTTCTCATCTCCATCGGCGGCGGGTTCACCGCCGCGGGGACGATTCTCGTCGCGCAGTACACCGGCGCCGACAGCGAGGGCTCGGCGGATCTCATCGCCGGGCAGACGATATCGTTCGTGACGCTGCTGGCTATCGCTATCGGGATTCTCGGCTTCTTCCTCACCGACCCGATGCTATCGCTGCTGCCGACGGACGCCCAGACGGGGAGCGACATCGTCCCGCTGGCGGGCGACTACATGCGCCTGTTCTTCCTCGGATCGCCGTTCCTCTTCGGCTTCTTCATCTTCTCGTCGCTGATGCGCGGCTACGGCAACACGCGGGTCCCGATGCTGGTAATGGTCGTCAGCGTCGCCATCAATGTCGTCCTCGACCCGCTTCTCATCTTCGGCGTCGGGCCGTTCCCACGCCTCGAAATCGAGGGCGCGGCCATCGCGACGATCCTCGCCAGAGCCGTCGCCGCGGCCATCGGGATGTACGTCCTCTTCGGCACCGACGTCGGCCCAGACGTGCGTTTCGAGCATCTCCCGCTCCAGTTCGACCGCGTCCGCGACATCGTCTCGCTCGGCGTGCCGACAGCGCTCGAACAGTCGACGAGCGCGCTCGCGATGATTCTGATGACCGCGATGGTCGCGACGTTCCCCCCGGCAGTCGTCGCCGCGTACGGTCTCGGCAACCGCCTCACGTCGCTCATCTTCCTCCCGGCGATGGGGATGGGCCAGGCCATCGACGCCGTCGTCGGCCAGAACCTCGGTGCGGGCAAACCGGAGCGGGCGGCGCGTGCGGCGAAACTCGCGACGAAACTCGTCGCCGTCGTGTTGCTCCCGTTCGCCGTCGTCGCCGCAGTCACGCCCGAACCCATCGTCGCCGTCTTCCTCGGCGCCGGCGGTCCGCGGGCGGCGGAGACCATCGTCCACGCGAGCGACTACCTCCGCATCGCGTCGGTGATGTTCGTCTTCATGGGCGTGCTGCAGGTGATGCTCGGGACGTTCCGCGGCGCGGGCAACACGAAGACGGCGCTCGTCATGTCGGCGATCACGCTGTGGGTCGTCCGCCTGCCGGCGACGTACGTGCTCGTCTTCGTCGAAGGCTGGGCGGAGACGGGTATCTGGGTCGCCGTCGCCCTCGGCGACATCGGCGGGGCTATCGTCGCCGTCGCGTGGTTCACCCGCGGCACGTGGAAGAGCGCCGTCGTCGACACCGACGAAGGAGAGTCGTCGAAGAGCGAGTGCGCCGCCGACCGGACGCCGATCGACGACTGA
- a CDS encoding GNAT family N-acetyltransferase: MSISVARLSETSDADDWNSWVERSSMGTPFHQFEILQVIATEADATLHPLVGYKGEEPVGLLPVFQTDKGPLRIVKSPPEAVSVRKLGPVLLNHEELKTRKREKRNSRFVDECLAWIEERCSPHRTLVQTNDRYDDFRPWVWNDFDVEMDATYVVDLERDLDDIERSFSGSVRRSVRKAEEAGCSVEVGGRSEARRIAEHVEQRFAQSDIEYFDSSPEWVMNYVDAFPDGQVRPYVCLKDGEYVGGKMLLRFGDTTWWWKGGARPLADVPANELLNWRIIQDEKRGGTSRYNLHGALEARTSGAKARLSPELVPMYKLTRQHPTLELGTWLQEQVENASSALRTGLASGERSPAVLRRLQRRFDAGERLVRLKRRL; the protein is encoded by the coding sequence ATGTCAATATCGGTCGCACGACTCTCCGAGACGTCGGATGCCGACGACTGGAACTCGTGGGTCGAGCGGTCCTCGATGGGGACGCCGTTTCACCAGTTCGAGATACTCCAGGTGATAGCGACCGAAGCGGACGCGACGCTCCACCCGCTCGTCGGATACAAAGGCGAAGAACCCGTCGGGCTTCTCCCCGTTTTCCAAACGGACAAGGGCCCGCTTCGCATCGTGAAATCCCCTCCCGAGGCGGTCAGCGTCCGAAAGCTCGGCCCGGTGCTGCTGAACCACGAGGAGTTGAAGACGCGGAAGCGAGAGAAGCGAAATTCCCGGTTCGTCGACGAGTGTTTAGCGTGGATCGAAGAACGCTGTTCGCCCCACCGTACGCTCGTTCAAACGAACGACCGGTACGACGACTTCCGACCGTGGGTGTGGAACGACTTCGACGTCGAGATGGACGCGACGTACGTCGTCGACCTCGAACGCGACCTCGACGATATCGAGCGCTCGTTCTCGGGGTCCGTCCGGCGGAGCGTCCGAAAGGCCGAGGAGGCCGGGTGCTCGGTCGAAGTCGGCGGCAGGTCGGAAGCCCGTCGCATCGCCGAGCACGTCGAACAGCGGTTCGCGCAGTCCGACATCGAGTACTTCGACTCCTCTCCGGAGTGGGTGATGAACTACGTGGACGCGTTCCCCGACGGGCAGGTACGCCCCTACGTCTGTCTGAAAGACGGCGAGTACGTCGGCGGGAAGATGCTGCTCCGATTCGGCGACACGACGTGGTGGTGGAAAGGAGGGGCGAGACCGCTGGCGGACGTCCCGGCGAACGAACTCCTCAACTGGCGGATCATCCAGGACGAAAAACGGGGGGGAACGTCGCGCTACAACCTCCACGGTGCGCTGGAAGCGCGAACCAGCGGCGCGAAAGCGAGGCTCTCGCCGGAACTCGTCCCGATGTACAAGTTGACGCGACAGCATCCGACTCTCGAACTCGGGACGTGGCTCCAAGAACAGGTCGAGAACGCGTCTTCGGCGTTGCGTACTGGTCTCGCCTCGGGCGAGCGGTCGCCGGCCGTTCTGCGACGACTGCAACGACGGTTTGACGCGGGAGAGAGACTAGTTCGGCTGAAGAGACGATTGTGA
- a CDS encoding TrmB family transcriptional regulator — protein MSSENTQQQAVGLLQQLGLKEYEAKCFVALSRLPKGTAKQISDIADTPRTRVYDAIRVLEAKGLVEIQHTSPQQFRAVSLGEATETLRQQYENRVDQLSTMLENIEPVELDEDDSTSHEVWGLSGTNTIAARTNNLIENATSEVVLIVGSEEMLTDALVESLNDATDRGVPVLVGTVSEDIRERLQERVAEINVFVSELKWLHESEATDTNDDVSIERILLVDRNTILMSSLDPNKVEEHAVFGRGFDNGLVVLTRRLMASGLLPSRDPGQN, from the coding sequence ATGAGTTCAGAAAATACACAGCAGCAAGCGGTCGGATTGCTCCAACAGCTTGGTTTGAAAGAATATGAGGCGAAATGTTTCGTGGCGCTCTCTCGACTTCCGAAAGGGACGGCCAAGCAGATAAGCGACATCGCGGACACGCCCCGGACGAGGGTGTACGACGCGATTCGAGTGCTGGAGGCGAAAGGGTTGGTAGAGATTCAACACACCAGCCCGCAGCAGTTTCGGGCCGTCTCGCTCGGAGAGGCGACCGAGACGCTGCGCCAACAGTACGAGAACCGCGTCGACCAGCTCTCGACGATGTTGGAGAACATCGAGCCGGTCGAACTGGACGAGGACGACTCGACCTCCCACGAGGTCTGGGGACTGTCCGGGACGAACACTATCGCAGCCCGAACGAACAACCTTATCGAAAACGCGACCAGCGAGGTCGTGCTGATCGTCGGGTCCGAGGAGATGCTGACCGACGCGCTCGTCGAGAGTCTGAATGATGCGACGGACCGAGGAGTTCCGGTGCTCGTCGGAACCGTCTCCGAGGACATCCGGGAACGGCTACAGGAGCGGGTGGCCGAGATCAACGTATTCGTCTCCGAACTCAAATGGCTCCACGAGTCCGAAGCCACCGATACCAACGACGACGTCAGCATCGAGCGCATCCTCCTCGTGGACCGAAACACGATTCTGATGAGCTCCCTCGACCCGAACAAGGTCGAGGAACACGCCGTCTTCGGACGCGGGTTCGACAACGGACTCGTGGTTCTCACGCGCCGGCTGATGGCCTCGGGGCTCCTGCCCTCGCGGGACCCCGGCCAGAACTGA
- a CDS encoding DUF7344 domain-containing protein: protein MTQKSHTEIVTTSKLLSSQRRVHALLTLREAGSPMTIPVLAYETALREVDSPSDVTDEHLDQVELALRHVHLPKLEEFEVIRYGADGRRISLADDIEAIESVIEATFSR from the coding sequence ATGACGCAGAAATCTCATACGGAAATCGTAACGACGAGTAAACTGCTCAGCAGCCAACGCCGAGTACACGCTCTGTTGACGCTGCGCGAAGCAGGCTCACCGATGACGATTCCGGTGTTGGCGTACGAAACCGCGCTTCGAGAGGTCGATTCGCCGAGCGACGTCACCGACGAACATCTAGACCAGGTCGAACTCGCGCTCAGACACGTTCACCTGCCGAAGTTAGAGGAGTTCGAGGTGATCCGGTACGGCGCGGACGGCCGACGTATCTCGCTGGCCGACGACATCGAGGCGATCGAATCGGTCATAGAAGCGACCTTTTCGCGGTGA